A segment of the Sulfitobacter sp. D7 genome:
AGAGCCATGGAATCGCCCCCGCCCGAGACTGCAACGCCAAGGCGGGGGGGCAGCGCACCGCCTAGCCCCGCCAGCAGCCCCTTGGCCAGCGCTGCATCAGCCGTCGCGGCAGGCGCAGTCATCAGCGGTTAGGAACAACCCAGCGTCTGGCGCTGCGCTTCGGCTTGGCTCACCTGCGGGGCGCCCGGGAAACGCACAGCAACCTCCGCGAGGGTCACGCAGGCCTCTTGTGTTTGCTCCAACACGCCAAGCGCGCGCCCCAACTCAAACAGCGACTGCGGTGCCACCGGCCCTTCGGGATCGGTGCTGAAGGCCGCGAGATAGGCACGAGCCGCTTCGCGGTTGTCGCCCAAACCGGTCAGCGCTTCGCCGCGGCGCATCTCGGCTTCGGCGGCTAACGGACCACCGGGATAGGTCTGACTGAAGGTCGCAAAGAGATCGGCGGCGCTGCGAAAGTCACCGTTTGCGAGCGCCCCCTGCGCCCGCTCGAAATCGGTCTTCTCGCTGACCGCCAGCTCTGCTTCGTTGATGGGGGTGATGATGCCGTTTGAAGGTGCCGCGCCACCGCTGCCGGGGGTCATCTCGACCACCTCGCGGTCGGCCTCGGGGGCGGGTGCGACCACGGTTGGGGCCTCCCCTCCGCCGAGGGTCGAGGTCTCTCCAAGCGTGCCCAGATCGCCGCCTTCAAGCTCAACCAGACGGTATTCCAGATCCCCGATCCGGTTGGTGCCATCGGCAACGATCCGGTTGATCCGGTTCTCCATCTCTTCGGTCTTGGAGGTGAGGCGTTGCAATTCGCTTTCCATGGTGCCGACACGCTCAAGCACGGAGCTGCCGCCGGTCTCAACCGAGCCGCCGCCCGTGGTTGAAAGTTCGCGGCGCAGCTTTTGCACCTCGACACTCAGCGCGGTCAACTGCTGGCGGATGTCCGCCAGCGTCTGATCGTTGTCCTGCGCCATAAGCGCGGCGGGGGCGGTCATCAGCCCCATCACCGCCACGAAGATATATCGCTTCAGCACATCGGCCTCCTTGGATTGGTCATTGCTTGGACTGTCGCCGCGATTAGCTGGTCAGTGCGCCACCGGCCAGAACGGTCACGGCGCGGCGGTTTTTGGCATAGCAGGCCTCTTCCGAGCAAATCTCGATCGGGCGCTCTTTGCCGTAGCTGATGGTCTTGAGACGCGAAGCCGCAACACCGCGGGAAATCATATACTCGCGCACGGCATTGGCACGACGACCGCCAAGCGCGATGTTGTATTCACGGGTGCCCTGCTCATCCGCGTGACCCTCGATCACGGCTTGATAATCCGTATTGGTCTGCAGCCAAGCCACCTGCCCGTCGAGCGTGGCACGGCCTTGGTCGGTCAGCGTGGATTGGTCCACGAGGAACAGCACCCGGTCGCCGACAGCCTGCTGGAAATAGGCGGTGGAGGTGGGGTCGTTCGCGCTGCCCGGCACCACGCCGGCGTTGACCCCTGCGCCTGCATTGGCCCCGGCCCCGCCCATGCCATCGGCACCAAAACGGTCGGGGTTTGTACAGGCCGACACGGCCAATGCGGAAATCAAAAGCGTGCTGGTCAAAATGCGTTTCATGGGGGTCTGCCTTCTCTGTGGTGGCGTTGTTGTTGCTGGTGTTAACACAGGCGCGGGATCATTGGAATTGCCCGCGCCCGTATGGGAGGTCTGGAAAACGTTACTGCTGCAGCGGTGACCAAGAGGGGTCAGAGCCGCCTTCGGGCGTACGCACCGGCTTGAGGTTGCGCCCCGAAATATCGACCGAATAGAGCGAGGACGACCCGCCTGCCCCTTGGGTTTCGCGGGCGAACATGATCACCCGGCCATTGGGCGCCCAAGTCGGACCTTCATCAAGAAAAGAGGCGGTCAGCAGGCGCTCTTCGGAGCCATCAAGCCGCATCACGCCGATGTGGAAACGGCCCTTGTTCTGCTTGGTGAAAGCCACCAAATCCCCGCGCGGCGACCAAACGGGCGTGCCATAACGCCCTTCGCCAAAGGAAATCCGCGTCGCCTCTCCGCCTGTGGCGGGCATGACGTAAAGCTGCGGACTGCCGGAACGGTCGCTCTCAAAGACGATTCTGCTGCCATCGGGAGAGAAGCTGGGTGCCGTCTCAATGGCGGGGGTATTGGTCAGGCGCACCGATTGGCCGCTGTTGATATCCATCGAGAAGATATCGGTATTGCCGCCTTGGCTCAGCGAATAGACAACCGTTTGACCACTGGGCGAGAAGCGTGGCGCAAAGGCCATGGAGCCTTCGGCGCTTTGCAGCGCGCGGCGTTGGACGGTGCCGATGTCCAGCACATAAATGCGCGGGAAACCGCTTTCGTAGCTGGTATAGAGCACCCGGTCACCGCTGGGAGAGAATCGCGGGGCAAGCACGATGGAGCCGGAATCGGTCAGGTACTTCAGGTTGGCCCCGTCGTAGTCCATTACCGCCAAACGCTTCTGGCGGTCGTCCTTCGGCCCGGTTTCGGAAACAAAGACAACACGGCTGTCGAAATAGCCGCCCTCGCCGGTGATCCGGCTGTAAACCGCATCGGCCACCTTATGCGCCATGCGGCGCCAGCCATCGACGGTGCCGCTGAATTGCAGACCGCCCTGCCCACTGCTGTCGAGCAATTCCTCGCCCGAGAAGACATCGTAGACGCGGAACTTCACATTCACGCTGTTGCCGGTGACATTGACCGCCCCGGTGATCAGCGCCTGCGCGTTGATCGCTTTCCAGTCGGCATATTCCACCGGCGCGTTAAAGTCGCTGACGGTCGAGATATAGGCGCTGGCCGGGATTTCGCGGAAAAGGCCCGTGCCGGTCAGGTCTTCTGAGACGACGCGCGCCAGATCGACGGCCAGTTGCCCGGCCTCACCGCTTTCAGGCTGAAAGCTGGGCACGGCAAAGGGCAAAGGCTCAATCGTCGGGTCGTCGATCACGATGCGCAGCGGTTGGGCCTGCGACGCATTGGGGGCCAGCGTGAGCGTGGCCGCCGTGGCGCAGAGCGCCAGTAGTCCCAGAAGTCTAGTCAGCATGTTATCGGCTCCTCATTGGGTCGAATGTCATCTCGATGTCTTGCCATTGGCTGTATTTTTCCTGCGGCAGTTTGTAACCGCTGCTGCCGCAACGAATGACCGCGCGTTTCGCGGCTTCAAAGGCTTGCCGCGCGGCGGTGTCGCTGCCGCCGCTGGAACTCAGCAATCGGATCGAACTGGCCACGGGCGTGCCGTCGGTGTTCATCTGCATGCCGACCACGACCGTGGTACGCGCCGCTTCGGTCGACAGCGCGCCGATGTTCCAGCAGGCCGATACCGCAACGCGCAAAGACTCGCGCTCACCGGATGACAGCGGCGGGCCGCTTGGCACGGGCGCGGTTGTCTCTGGCTGGCCCAAGACTTCGCTCAGCGCATCCGCGATGGCATCTTCGGTCGAGCTGGAGGTCGTGGGTTCCTCAACGGGCTCCGGGGTTGGCTCAGGCTCGGGCGTTGGTTCGGGCGTCGGGGCGGGCGCTGGCGTCTCGGCGGGTTCTTCCGGTGCCTCGGCCACCTCGACAGGCGGCGGCGGTGTCGGGCGGCGGCCCGGCGGACGCGCAGAAGCCGCCGGCGCTTTGTCGGCTTCGGTGACGATCTCGGTTGTGCTGTCCTCAGGCGTGCGGGCCTCTTGCGGCTCTTCCACGACGGTTTCCGCCTCGGCTTCGGCATCCGGCGCGACGGCGGGCTGCTCGTCCAGATCGGGGCGCAGTTCGGGGTCAGGCTGCTCTACCGGTTCGGGGGCCACGCGGGGCGCTTCGCGCGGGCGGGCTTCGGGCGCGATTTCGGGCACCAGCACGGCGGTATCGCCCACCGGCTCGTTCATTTCGGGCGGCGTGTCATCCACTTGGGTCTGCGGCGGCAACTCCAGCTCCGTCACCTCGGGGGGGAGGTCTTCGGGCGGGGTTTCGGTCTGCACCGGCTCTGGCTGTTCGATCTGCGTGTCCGGCTCCGCCGTCACCTCGGGGGTCTGTTCGCTTACCTCAGGCGGCGCGGGCTGGGCCACTTCGGTGGCCGACGCGGGCGGCTGCTGGGCCGCGACCAGCGCGTCATATTCGGCGGCCGAGATCACCGAGACCTCGGTCATCTCAACGGGCTCAGGCTCGGAGGTGAAGATGCTTCCAAACAACAGCCAGCCGATAAGACCCAGATGCCCGGCACCTGATATGTAATGCCCGGTATGCACCGCTCAGCCACCCGACGTGTCGCTGCCGTCCAACGCCGGGCCACCGATGTCGGTCACCAGACCGATGTTGGAAAAGCCGCCTGCGTTGAGCGCGCCCATGACTTCCATGACCTGCGCATAAGACACTTTGCCATCCGCGCGCAAAAACACCCGGTCGCTGGCCCGTTCAGAGGCAATCGCCCGCAGCTTGGTAATCAGTTGGTCGCGGGGTGTGTCGGTGGTTTGGATTTGCACGGCCCCCTCGGCGGTGAGCGTAACGGTCAGCGGCTCTTCCTGCTCGGATGGCAGGGCCGTGGCGGCGGTCTTGGGCAATTCCACCGGCACGCCCACAGTCAGCAGCGGAGC
Coding sequences within it:
- the ybgF gene encoding tol-pal system protein YbgF; its protein translation is MGLMTAPAALMAQDNDQTLADIRQQLTALSVEVQKLRRELSTTGGGSVETGGSSVLERVGTMESELQRLTSKTEEMENRINRIVADGTNRIGDLEYRLVELEGGDLGTLGETSTLGGGEAPTVVAPAPEADREVVEMTPGSGGAAPSNGIITPINEAELAVSEKTDFERAQGALANGDFRSAADLFATFSQTYPGGPLAAEAEMRRGEALTGLGDNREAARAYLAAFSTDPEGPVAPQSLFELGRALGVLEQTQEACVTLAEVAVRFPGAPQVSQAEAQRQTLGCS
- the pal gene encoding peptidoglycan-associated lipoprotein Pal, producing the protein MKRILTSTLLISALAVSACTNPDRFGADGMGGAGANAGAGVNAGVVPGSANDPTSTAYFQQAVGDRVLFLVDQSTLTDQGRATLDGQVAWLQTNTDYQAVIEGHADEQGTREYNIALGGRRANAVREYMISRGVAASRLKTISYGKERPIEICSEEACYAKNRRAVTVLAGGALTS
- the tolB gene encoding Tol-Pal system beta propeller repeat protein TolB, coding for MLTRLLGLLALCATAATLTLAPNASQAQPLRIVIDDPTIEPLPFAVPSFQPESGEAGQLAVDLARVVSEDLTGTGLFREIPASAYISTVSDFNAPVEYADWKAINAQALITGAVNVTGNSVNVKFRVYDVFSGEELLDSSGQGGLQFSGTVDGWRRMAHKVADAVYSRITGEGGYFDSRVVFVSETGPKDDRQKRLAVMDYDGANLKYLTDSGSIVLAPRFSPSGDRVLYTSYESGFPRIYVLDIGTVQRRALQSAEGSMAFAPRFSPSGQTVVYSLSQGGNTDIFSMDINSGQSVRLTNTPAIETAPSFSPDGSRIVFESDRSGSPQLYVMPATGGEATRISFGEGRYGTPVWSPRGDLVAFTKQNKGRFHIGVMRLDGSEERLLTASFLDEGPTWAPNGRVIMFARETQGAGGSSSLYSVDISGRNLKPVRTPEGGSDPSWSPLQQ
- a CDS encoding energy transducer TonB, translating into MHTGHYISGAGHLGLIGWLLFGSIFTSEPEPVEMTEVSVISAAEYDALVAAQQPPASATEVAQPAPPEVSEQTPEVTAEPDTQIEQPEPVQTETPPEDLPPEVTELELPPQTQVDDTPPEMNEPVGDTAVLVPEIAPEARPREAPRVAPEPVEQPDPELRPDLDEQPAVAPDAEAEAETVVEEPQEARTPEDSTTEIVTEADKAPAASARPPGRRPTPPPPVEVAEAPEEPAETPAPAPTPEPTPEPEPTPEPVEEPTTSSSTEDAIADALSEVLGQPETTAPVPSGPPLSSGERESLRVAVSACWNIGALSTEAARTTVVVGMQMNTDGTPVASSIRLLSSSGGSDTAARQAFEAAKRAVIRCGSSGYKLPQEKYSQWQDIEMTFDPMRSR
- the tolR gene encoding protein TolR yields the protein MGAGVMKKQGGKGRRRGRAQPMAEINVTPFVDVMLVLLIIFMVAAPLLTVGVPVELPKTAATALPSEQEEPLTVTLTAEGAVQIQTTDTPRDQLITKLRAIASERASDRVFLRADGKVSYAQVMEVMGALNAGGFSNIGLVTDIGGPALDGSDTSGG